Proteins encoded by one window of uncultured Draconibacterium sp.:
- a CDS encoding MraY family glycosyltransferase, translating to MEIILILSALILGFVFVLIAVPPIIRIAKAKHLFEPFEERKVHTKVVPPLGGVAIFFGFTLSTIFATDGLRLDSLKYIYAAVLLMFFIGLKDDLMVISARKKLIIQIIAAVLLIVFAQIRFTSLHGVFGEQHIGQLTGFSLTLFAMIVIINAFNLIDGVDGLASGLGMLASFVFGTWFYLVESYPLAIISFAMVGSLAAFFLYNVFGNSNKLFMGDTGSLIIGVILAVMVVYFNELNLTAPEPYRIGGAPAVSFAIIIVPLIDTLRVMTIRIWQRRSPFSPDKNHIHHRLLALLHSHLKVTLAVVFGNILIIAIAIGLNHWRINVNIQFVIIFLVGLIFSFIPSYVLRFKKARRTKKAYSV from the coding sequence ATGGAAATTATTTTAATCCTATCCGCACTTATTCTCGGTTTTGTTTTCGTATTAATTGCAGTCCCTCCAATTATACGTATTGCTAAAGCTAAGCACTTATTTGAGCCTTTTGAGGAAAGAAAAGTTCACACCAAAGTTGTACCTCCACTGGGAGGAGTTGCCATCTTTTTTGGATTCACCCTAAGTACCATTTTTGCTACCGATGGATTGCGACTCGACTCGCTAAAATATATTTATGCTGCGGTATTATTAATGTTTTTTATCGGTTTAAAAGATGATTTAATGGTCATATCGGCCCGAAAAAAACTGATTATTCAAATTATTGCAGCCGTTTTACTGATCGTATTTGCACAAATCCGTTTCACAAGTTTGCATGGTGTTTTTGGCGAACAACATATAGGCCAGCTCACTGGATTTTCATTGACTTTATTTGCCATGATAGTAATTATAAATGCCTTTAACCTGATTGACGGTGTTGATGGTTTAGCATCAGGTTTAGGCATGCTTGCATCCTTTGTTTTCGGAACATGGTTTTATCTGGTTGAGAGTTACCCGCTGGCAATTATTTCATTCGCAATGGTTGGAAGCCTCGCTGCATTCTTCCTTTATAATGTTTTTGGCAATTCCAACAAATTGTTCATGGGTGATACCGGATCCCTGATCATAGGAGTAATACTTGCTGTTATGGTTGTTTATTTCAACGAATTGAATTTAACGGCACCTGAACCTTATCGAATCGGAGGAGCACCAGCTGTATCTTTTGCCATCATTATTGTACCGCTTATCGACACCTTAAGAGTGATGACCATAAGAATTTGGCAACGACGTTCTCCTTTTTCGCCCGATAAAAATCATATCCATCACCGCCTATTGGCTTTGCTGCATTCTCACCTCAAAGTTACGTTAGCAGTTGTGTTTGGTAACATTCTGATTATAGCGATTGCAATTGGACTTAATCATTGGAGAATAAATGTAAACATACAGTTTGTAATCATATTTTTGGTGGGGCTGATATTTTCTTTTATTCCTTCATATGTGCTTCGTTTCAAGAAAGCAAGAAGGACCAAGAAGGCTTATTCTGTATAG
- a CDS encoding NADP-dependent malic enzyme: MPKIRRIDALNYHKKNRPGKIEVVPTKPHNTQYDLSLAYTPGVAQPCLEIEKNKDNAYKYTSKGNLVAVISNGTAVLGLGDIGPEAGKPVMEGKGLLFKIFADVDVFDIEVDEKDPDKLIDIVKAIAPTFGGINLEDIKAPECFKIEETLRKKLDIPVFHDDQHGTAIISAAALLNALELNNKLIEDIKVVVSGAGAAAVSCAKLYISMGVEPENIVMIDSKGVINRERTDLNEVKQQFITSRKINTLEEAMKGADVFLGLSVADLVSKKMIKSMAKNPIVFAMANPNPEISYEDATAARKDIIMATGRSDYPNQINNVLGFPFIFRGALDVRATTINEEMKIAAAKALAKLAKEYVPEMVAKAYNMTNIVFGKDYIIPKPLDPRLITTVSSAVAHAAMETGVARKPIKSWTAYERELTERLGIDNRLIMAIRNKAKQNPKRIVFAEANSFRILKAVQFVIREGIAKPILLGNKEKILELIKENQLDIHNVPVIDLYESVSEDKRHQFAKILYEKRKRKGMTYNEAVEKMYNRDYFGSMMVETGEADAFISGFSRNYSSTIRPALQVIGVKKDFNHIAGMYILLTKRGPLFLADTTVNMNPSAQTLADTTILTAAEVRKFNIDPRIALLSYSNFGAYKGQGSPIRVKEAVKLLHEQNPELMVDGEMQANYALNGKLRYSRYPFNKLGDQDANTLIFPNLSSGNITYKILQALGPYEAIGPILMGMNKPIHILQRDSTVREIINMTAIAVIDAQASSSDEE, encoded by the coding sequence ATGCCTAAAATTCGAAGAATTGACGCCCTGAATTACCATAAAAAAAATCGTCCGGGAAAAATTGAGGTTGTTCCAACCAAACCTCACAACACCCAATACGATCTTTCGCTTGCCTATACACCGGGAGTTGCTCAACCTTGTCTCGAAATTGAAAAGAACAAGGATAACGCCTACAAGTACACATCCAAAGGCAACCTTGTAGCAGTTATCTCTAACGGAACGGCAGTTTTGGGTTTGGGAGATATTGGTCCTGAAGCCGGAAAACCTGTTATGGAAGGCAAAGGACTTTTATTCAAGATTTTTGCTGATGTTGATGTTTTCGATATCGAAGTAGATGAAAAAGATCCTGATAAATTAATCGACATTGTAAAAGCCATCGCTCCAACTTTTGGCGGTATTAACCTCGAAGATATAAAAGCACCCGAGTGTTTTAAAATAGAAGAAACACTTCGCAAAAAACTTGACATTCCTGTTTTTCACGACGACCAGCACGGTACAGCAATTATCTCTGCAGCAGCATTGTTAAATGCACTCGAGTTAAATAATAAACTTATTGAAGACATTAAAGTAGTTGTAAGCGGTGCAGGAGCAGCCGCAGTATCATGTGCAAAACTTTACATTAGCATGGGAGTTGAGCCCGAAAATATTGTGATGATCGATAGTAAAGGTGTGATAAACCGCGAACGTACCGACCTCAATGAAGTAAAACAACAGTTTATTACCAGCCGAAAAATAAACACCCTTGAAGAAGCAATGAAAGGTGCTGATGTATTTTTGGGATTATCAGTCGCCGATTTGGTAAGTAAGAAAATGATAAAATCGATGGCTAAAAACCCCATTGTTTTTGCCATGGCAAATCCAAATCCGGAGATCTCGTATGAAGATGCCACAGCAGCACGCAAAGATATAATTATGGCCACCGGACGCAGTGACTATCCCAATCAGATTAACAATGTACTGGGATTCCCATTTATTTTCAGAGGCGCCTTAGATGTCAGGGCAACAACCATTAATGAAGAAATGAAAATTGCGGCTGCCAAAGCGCTGGCTAAGCTAGCAAAAGAATATGTGCCGGAAATGGTGGCCAAAGCATACAACATGACGAACATTGTATTTGGTAAAGATTATATTATACCAAAACCGCTCGATCCAAGATTGATAACTACTGTTTCTTCTGCTGTGGCTCATGCTGCTATGGAAACCGGCGTTGCCCGCAAACCCATAAAAAGCTGGACTGCTTATGAGCGTGAATTAACTGAACGCCTTGGAATAGACAACCGCCTGATAATGGCAATTCGTAACAAAGCCAAACAAAATCCAAAACGTATTGTGTTTGCCGAGGCCAATAGTTTCCGCATTTTAAAAGCCGTACAGTTTGTTATACGCGAAGGAATTGCAAAACCAATCCTTTTAGGAAACAAAGAAAAAATACTAGAGCTGATTAAAGAAAATCAACTTGATATTCACAACGTTCCTGTTATCGACTTGTATGAATCGGTGAGTGAAGATAAACGTCATCAATTTGCAAAAATCCTTTACGAAAAACGTAAACGTAAAGGGATGACCTACAACGAAGCGGTGGAGAAAATGTATAACCGCGATTATTTTGGATCAATGATGGTGGAAACCGGAGAAGCCGATGCATTTATATCAGGTTTCTCGCGTAACTATTCATCAACAATACGCCCGGCATTACAGGTTATTGGCGTAAAAAAAGACTTTAACCATATAGCCGGCATGTATATTCTGCTCACAAAAAGAGGACCTTTATTCCTGGCCGACACCACGGTTAACATGAATCCTTCGGCACAAACACTGGCCGATACAACAATATTAACAGCTGCCGAAGTACGTAAATTCAATATCGATCCGCGTATTGCTTTGTTATCGTACTCAAACTTTGGAGCCTACAAAGGTCAAGGTAGCCCAATTCGGGTAAAAGAGGCTGTAAAACTATTGCACGAACAAAATCCGGAACTGATGGTAGATGGTGAAATGCAGGCCAATTATGCCTTAAACGGTAAACTTCGCTACTCGCGTTATCCGTTCAATAAATTAGGCGATCAGGATGCCAACACCTTAATCTTCCCGAACCTGAGCTCCGGAAATATTACCTATAAAATTTTGCAGGCTTTAGGCCCTTATGAGGCCATTGGACCAATCCTGATGGGAATGAACAAACCCATTCATATTTTACAACGCGATAGTACAGTACGCGAAATCATAAACATGACTGCCATTGCAGTTATCGATGCTCAGGCCAGCAGTTCTGATGAAGAATAA
- the recR gene encoding recombination mediator RecR yields MNIDKYPSRLLENAVNEFSKLPGIGRKSALRLVLHLLRQNKEEVNSFGNSLIQLRNEIKHCNICHNISDSETCQICSNPSRNESVICVVENIRDVMSIENTHQFNGLYHVLGGIISPMDGIGPAELEIDSLIERVDSGKVIEIILALSTTMEGDTTNFYIYRKMKGKEVKISTLARGVSIGDELEYTDEITLGRSLMNRVPFESSLGK; encoded by the coding sequence ATGAACATCGACAAATATCCATCGCGCTTACTGGAGAATGCTGTTAACGAATTCTCGAAACTGCCCGGCATAGGTCGGAAAAGTGCTTTGCGACTGGTTTTACACCTTCTCCGACAGAACAAAGAAGAGGTTAACTCGTTCGGCAACAGCCTTATTCAATTACGAAACGAAATAAAACACTGTAACATTTGCCACAACATTTCGGATAGCGAGACATGCCAAATCTGTTCAAATCCGTCGCGAAACGAGAGTGTAATTTGTGTTGTTGAAAATATCAGAGATGTAATGTCGATTGAAAATACGCACCAATTTAACGGACTTTACCATGTTTTGGGTGGAATTATATCGCCAATGGATGGTATTGGACCTGCCGAATTAGAGATTGACTCGCTAATTGAACGGGTAGATTCAGGCAAAGTAATTGAAATTATACTGGCACTTTCGACAACGATGGAAGGCGACACCACCAATTTTTATATCTACCGAAAAATGAAAGGAAAGGAAGTAAAGATATCAACGCTGGCCAGGGGCGTTTCAATTGGCGACGAGCTGGAATACACCGATGAAATTACACTTGGCCGCTCGTTAATGAACCGGGTACCATTCGAAAGTTCGTTGGGAAAATAA
- a CDS encoding glycosyltransferase — protein sequence MDISIIIVNYNVKHFLEQCLHSVEKALKNVRGEVFVVDNNSVDGSAQLIREKFPEVNFIQNTENVGFSKANNQAIQQAKGKYVLLLNPDTVVEEDTFEKVLSFMEAHPEAGGLGVKMIDGKGVFLPESKRGLPTPWVAFYKMFGLSRLFPKSRIFGKYHLSYLDKDQIHEIDVLAGAFMLLRKSAIDKVGMLDEAFFMYGEDIDLSYRIQQGGYKNYYFPETTIIHYKGESTKKGSLNYVKVFYNAMVIFARKHFPGSKAGVFALLIHLAIYFRALLSASKRIMQNIYLPLVDALLIFAGFWLVTPFWEQFQFNQPDYYPPEFIQFVVPVYSVFFVFGILFSGGYKKPVSVYKVGRGILWGLISILLAYSLVDEKYRFSRALILLGTAWSGIVLIAFRLLGHWLKLSGFRIYSQRIQKIAIVGHSEEARRVQKILEETRIKSQLAGFIALDSTDKGQNYMGELSQLEEIIRINRIDEIVFCAENISSAEIIKAMLDLSRLDIDYKIAPPESASIIGSNSIHTAGDLYVVNLNAISKSSNQRKKRIFDLVAAVFILFLSPVLIGFTGQKANFIKNIFRVILGRKSWIGYIPNVDDESKLPKIKPGILHPGDMFPELQLDKEKSVQLNRLYAKDYNLLSDIELLLKAWKHIDR from the coding sequence ATGGATATTTCAATCATTATTGTCAACTACAACGTAAAGCATTTTCTCGAACAATGCCTGCATTCGGTAGAAAAGGCGTTGAAGAACGTTCGGGGCGAGGTATTTGTTGTTGACAATAATTCGGTTGATGGCTCGGCTCAACTTATCCGAGAAAAATTCCCAGAAGTTAATTTCATCCAAAACACGGAGAATGTAGGCTTTTCAAAAGCCAATAATCAGGCCATACAACAGGCAAAGGGAAAATATGTGTTGTTACTGAATCCTGATACTGTTGTTGAGGAAGATACTTTTGAGAAAGTGCTTTCATTTATGGAAGCGCATCCCGAAGCCGGTGGTCTTGGTGTAAAAATGATTGATGGCAAAGGTGTATTTCTGCCGGAATCAAAGCGCGGTCTTCCAACGCCGTGGGTAGCATTTTACAAAATGTTTGGACTTTCGAGGCTTTTTCCAAAATCACGGATATTTGGAAAATATCATCTCTCCTATCTGGATAAGGATCAAATTCATGAAATTGATGTACTGGCAGGTGCGTTTATGTTACTGCGTAAATCAGCGATAGACAAAGTAGGAATGCTGGATGAAGCCTTTTTTATGTATGGCGAAGATATCGATCTCTCCTACCGCATTCAACAAGGTGGATACAAGAATTATTACTTCCCTGAAACCACTATTATCCATTACAAAGGAGAGAGTACTAAAAAAGGCTCGCTGAATTACGTTAAGGTATTTTACAATGCAATGGTAATTTTTGCGCGCAAACATTTTCCGGGAAGTAAAGCAGGTGTATTCGCCCTTTTAATTCACCTGGCCATTTATTTCCGGGCGCTGCTTTCGGCTTCTAAACGCATCATGCAAAATATCTATCTGCCACTTGTTGATGCGTTGCTGATTTTTGCCGGTTTCTGGCTGGTTACTCCGTTTTGGGAGCAGTTTCAATTCAACCAACCCGATTATTACCCGCCGGAATTTATACAATTTGTGGTGCCGGTGTACAGTGTGTTTTTCGTTTTTGGTATTTTGTTTTCAGGTGGTTATAAAAAACCGGTGAGTGTTTACAAAGTTGGCCGGGGTATTTTATGGGGGCTAATATCAATACTTTTAGCTTATTCGCTGGTTGATGAAAAGTACCGTTTTTCACGTGCACTTATTTTACTGGGAACAGCGTGGTCGGGCATCGTACTGATCGCTTTTCGTTTGCTGGGCCACTGGCTCAAATTAAGCGGTTTCAGAATCTACTCTCAACGCATTCAGAAAATAGCCATTGTAGGTCACTCGGAAGAAGCGCGTCGCGTTCAAAAAATACTTGAGGAGACACGTATAAAATCGCAATTGGCAGGATTTATTGCCCTCGACAGTACCGACAAAGGTCAGAATTACATGGGCGAACTTAGCCAACTGGAGGAGATCATCCGGATTAACCGTATTGATGAGATTGTATTTTGTGCCGAAAACATCAGTTCGGCCGAGATCATAAAGGCGATGCTCGATTTAAGCCGTTTGGACATCGACTATAAAATTGCTCCACCCGAAAGTGCGAGTATTATTGGAAGCAACTCAATACATACTGCCGGCGACCTTTATGTTGTTAACCTCAATGCCATTTCAAAATCTTCCAATCAGCGTAAAAAACGAATTTTCGATTTGGTTGCAGCAGTTTTTATTTTATTCCTGAGCCCGGTTTTAATAGGATTCACAGGCCAAAAAGCAAACTTCATAAAAAACATTTTCAGGGTTATTTTGGGAAGAAAATCATGGATCGGCTATATTCCAAACGTTGATGACGAAAGTAAACTACCAAAAATAAAACCAGGAATTTTGCATCCCGGGGATATGTTCCCTGAGTTACAACTCGACAAAGAAAAGTCTGTTCAGTTAAACCGGCTGTATGCCAAGGATTACAACTTGTTATCAGACATTGAATTATTGTTGAAAGCATGGAAACACATCGATCGATAA
- a CDS encoding GNAT family N-acetyltransferase, protein MKQKLSFGKIQLRPLEPEDIDLLYQWENNTEIWEVSNTKTPFSKHILAQYLLESAKDIYETKQLRLVIETNDNKPVGAVDLFDFEPFHMRAGVGILIHKIEDRKKGYAGDALQALSSYSFEMLGLRQLYANITSDNWGSIQLFEKAGFTRSGVKKDWIKTFSGWKDELFYQKFLG, encoded by the coding sequence ATGAAACAAAAGTTAAGCTTTGGAAAAATACAATTGAGACCTTTGGAGCCTGAAGACATCGACCTGTTGTACCAATGGGAAAACAATACCGAGATTTGGGAAGTTAGCAATACAAAAACGCCATTTTCGAAACATATTCTGGCTCAATACCTGTTGGAATCGGCCAAAGATATATACGAAACAAAGCAACTCAGACTGGTTATTGAAACAAACGACAATAAACCTGTTGGAGCAGTTGACCTTTTTGATTTTGAACCCTTTCACATGCGTGCCGGCGTAGGTATTCTTATTCACAAAATTGAAGACCGTAAAAAAGGATATGCCGGCGATGCGTTGCAGGCTCTATCCTCTTACTCTTTTGAGATGCTGGGATTAAGACAATTATACGCCAATATTACTTCCGACAATTGGGGAAGTATCCAGTTATTCGAAAAAGCTGGTTTTACACGCAGCGGAGTAAAAAAAGACTGGATAAAAACTTTTTCTGGTTGGAAAGATGAATTGTTTTATCAGAAGTTTTTGGGATAA
- a CDS encoding type I restriction enzyme HsdR N-terminal domain-containing protein, with amino-acid sequence MYKLNLPEYTFRTKTENDKTWIFDSIRKKFMVLTPEEWVRQNFIQYLIQEKRYPQNLMAVEKQVLVNQQQRRFDLLIYQRNGTPFLIAEFKAPNVKITQNAFDQVVRYNMALRVKRVVVSNGMQHFACEIDYEKNSYSFLKEIPTF; translated from the coding sequence ATGTACAAGCTGAATTTGCCGGAATATACTTTCCGAACAAAAACAGAAAATGATAAGACTTGGATATTTGATTCGATACGGAAGAAATTTATGGTGCTTACACCCGAAGAGTGGGTACGCCAGAATTTTATTCAATATTTGATACAGGAAAAGCGTTATCCGCAGAATTTAATGGCGGTTGAAAAACAAGTGCTGGTTAATCAGCAGCAGCGTCGTTTCGATCTGCTTATTTATCAGCGAAATGGTACGCCATTTTTAATCGCCGAATTTAAAGCCCCAAATGTTAAAATTACTCAGAATGCTTTCGACCAGGTTGTTCGATACAATATGGCTTTACGGGTTAAAAGGGTAGTAGTGTCGAACGGAATGCAACACTTTGCCTGCGAGATTGATTATGAAAAGAACAGCTATTCATTTTTGAAGGAAATCCCAACATTTTAG
- a CDS encoding AMP nucleosidase, producing MKTKKEIVDNWLPRYTGKKLDEIGKYILLTNFQDYVERFARKFEVPVEGTDKNMPSATAEGITMINFGMGSPNAATVMDLLSAIHPKAVLFLGKCGGLKKKNQLGDFILPIAAIRSDGTSADYLPPEVPALPAFNLQRAVSHILRNSEQDYWTGVVLTTNRRVWEYDDRFKKYLKKTRAMAIDMETATLFTVGFANQIPTGVLLLVSDQPMISTGVKTDKSDKYVSSSYVERHIQAGIDALLEIKNHGLSVKHLRF from the coding sequence ATGAAGACGAAAAAAGAAATTGTTGACAACTGGCTTCCCCGGTATACCGGTAAAAAACTCGATGAAATTGGCAAATATATTTTGCTCACTAATTTTCAGGATTACGTAGAACGGTTTGCCCGCAAATTTGAGGTTCCGGTTGAGGGTACCGACAAAAACATGCCCAGTGCAACTGCCGAAGGAATTACCATGATCAACTTTGGAATGGGAAGTCCGAATGCAGCAACAGTAATGGATTTGCTAAGTGCAATTCACCCTAAAGCAGTACTTTTTCTTGGAAAATGCGGCGGTTTAAAAAAGAAAAATCAGTTGGGCGATTTTATTCTTCCAATTGCAGCCATTCGCAGCGATGGAACATCCGCAGATTACCTGCCACCCGAAGTTCCGGCGCTTCCAGCTTTTAATCTGCAGCGTGCAGTTTCGCATATTCTTCGGAATTCGGAACAAGATTACTGGACCGGTGTGGTGTTAACCACCAACCGTCGGGTTTGGGAATACGACGACCGGTTTAAAAAATACCTCAAAAAAACGCGGGCAATGGCCATCGATATGGAAACAGCGACCCTTTTTACCGTTGGTTTTGCCAACCAAATACCTACCGGAGTTTTGTTATTGGTTTCCGATCAGCCCATGATATCAACCGGCGTAAAAACCGACAAGAGCGATAAATATGTTTCTTCTTCGTATGTAGAAAGGCATATCCAGGCCGGTATCGATGCATTGCTGGAAATTAAAAACCACGGACTTTCTGTAAAACACTTACGTTTCTAA
- the holA gene encoding DNA polymerase III subunit delta, with product MEYSDILQNLKKGIYHPIYLLQGEEAYFIDQISDYIEDNVLSDAEKGFNQTVFYGKDSDPVTIAEASMRFPMMADKQVIIVKEAQSLSKIDTLTSYAEKPLGSTILVLAYKYKNLDSRTKLAKAIKKNGVLFTSKKLYENKIPGWIDGYLRTHNYTITPQAALLLTSYLGTDLSKIANELNKLVIAVKDTNKINPDHIEKNIGLSKEFNILELQNALGEKNVLKANRIINYFGANPTLNPIQKTVAGLYFYFSKLFTYHFLKNKAERNVAAELRVHPFFVKDYVAAAKRYSPTKLYEIMGILREYDMKSKGFNVSTMVETGELQKEMIYKILH from the coding sequence ATGGAGTATAGCGACATACTGCAAAACCTAAAAAAAGGCATCTACCACCCCATTTATTTGTTGCAGGGTGAAGAAGCCTATTTTATCGATCAAATATCAGATTACATTGAAGACAATGTACTTAGCGATGCGGAAAAAGGATTTAACCAAACTGTTTTTTATGGAAAAGATTCAGATCCGGTAACGATTGCCGAAGCATCAATGCGATTTCCGATGATGGCCGATAAACAGGTAATTATTGTGAAAGAAGCACAAAGTCTGAGTAAAATAGATACACTGACTTCTTATGCCGAGAAACCACTTGGTTCAACAATCCTGGTTTTGGCCTATAAGTACAAAAACCTCGACTCAAGAACAAAACTGGCCAAAGCGATTAAAAAGAATGGCGTACTTTTTACCTCGAAAAAACTGTACGAGAATAAAATTCCGGGCTGGATTGATGGCTACCTGAGAACTCACAACTATACCATTACCCCACAAGCTGCATTATTACTTACCTCCTACTTAGGTACAGATTTAAGTAAAATTGCCAACGAGCTGAACAAACTGGTAATTGCCGTTAAAGACACCAACAAGATAAATCCCGACCATATCGAGAAAAATATCGGTTTAAGCAAAGAGTTTAACATCCTGGAGCTTCAAAATGCACTGGGTGAAAAAAATGTGCTAAAAGCCAACCGGATCATCAATTATTTTGGTGCTAATCCAACCTTAAATCCAATTCAGAAAACCGTTGCAGGACTTTATTTCTATTTCTCGAAACTGTTTACCTATCATTTTCTGAAAAACAAAGCAGAACGAAATGTAGCAGCAGAACTGCGTGTTCATCCGTTTTTTGTTAAAGATTATGTTGCAGCGGCCAAACGTTATTCGCCAACAAAATTGTACGAAATTATGGGAATTCTGCGCGAATACGATATGAAAAGCAAAGGCTTTAACGTGTCGACAATGGTGGAAACCGGTGAGTTGCAAAAAGAAATGATTTACAAAATATTACATTAA
- a CDS encoding rhomboid family intramembrane serine protease, with protein sequence MIVWFIIGVTALISYIAFQNRELSAKLQFNAAQIIHRKEYYRLISHAFIHANWSHLGVNMLVLYFFGRNTVVYFSYYFGNKATSFFLLLYFGGILASNIWSLIKHKNNYYYNAVGASGAVSAVLFATIFFQPWEPLYLFAILPIPGILFAAGYLFYSYQMSKKKTDNVAHDAHFLGAVFGFIFPILLKPQLFSRFIDNLFSFL encoded by the coding sequence ATGATTGTTTGGTTTATTATAGGAGTTACCGCTTTAATATCTTATATCGCATTTCAAAACCGCGAGTTATCGGCAAAACTGCAGTTTAATGCAGCACAAATTATTCACCGCAAAGAATACTACCGATTGATAAGTCATGCATTCATTCATGCCAACTGGTCGCACCTTGGCGTAAACATGCTGGTACTGTATTTCTTTGGCAGAAATACAGTGGTTTATTTTAGTTATTACTTTGGAAACAAAGCAACCTCTTTTTTCTTACTTCTGTACTTTGGCGGAATTCTGGCTTCCAATATCTGGAGCCTCATAAAACACAAGAACAACTATTATTACAATGCGGTTGGTGCTTCGGGTGCCGTGTCTGCCGTATTGTTCGCCACCATATTTTTCCAGCCATGGGAACCTTTGTATTTATTTGCAATTCTTCCCATCCCCGGAATTCTGTTTGCAGCCGGTTACCTTTTTTATTCCTATCAGATGAGTAAAAAGAAAACCGATAATGTAGCACACGATGCCCACTTTCTGGGAGCGGTTTTTGGATTCATTTTCCCAATTTTATTAAAACCTCAATTGTTTAGTCGCTTTATCGACAATTTATTTTCATTCTTGTAA
- a CDS encoding aminotransferase class IV — MAYLLANNTIISEAEANLSSFVLEASFVIKHSVWFGFGGIPLFKENLSVIEEEFKALGHHLPPLFKNHRELFRLTKRVLNKNRFYRTGLISFHFYFSAEKVDFLVTAKAFSSFDFQMNEQGLFISASKKIQFSQISESRFARAIFWEQVAAQNTNRKHTLAIILNENQMVCEGVASNVFMVKENVLFTPSINSGCYADVLRSEIIRLAKEINMKVVESEDIEIKHIRQMNEVFFASEAQGIQWILGFENRRYVHEYTDRIYSGLNNFLEKKVEIQK; from the coding sequence ATGGCTTATTTGCTGGCAAATAATACCATCATTTCGGAAGCGGAAGCTAACCTGAGTTCTTTCGTTTTAGAGGCTTCGTTTGTTATAAAACATTCTGTTTGGTTTGGCTTTGGCGGCATTCCGTTATTTAAAGAAAATCTTTCTGTAATTGAAGAGGAATTTAAGGCACTGGGCCACCATCTTCCACCACTGTTTAAAAATCATCGCGAATTGTTCAGGTTAACCAAACGAGTGCTGAATAAAAACCGTTTTTACCGAACCGGACTAATCAGTTTCCACTTTTATTTTAGCGCCGAAAAGGTTGATTTCCTTGTTACAGCCAAAGCATTTTCGAGTTTCGATTTTCAGATGAATGAACAAGGGCTTTTTATTTCCGCATCAAAAAAAATTCAATTTAGCCAAATTTCAGAGTCCAGGTTTGCCCGGGCAATTTTTTGGGAACAGGTTGCCGCACAAAATACCAATCGCAAACACACATTGGCAATTATTTTAAACGAAAATCAAATGGTTTGCGAAGGAGTTGCGTCAAATGTTTTTATGGTGAAAGAGAACGTACTTTTTACACCGTCAATAAATTCAGGATGTTATGCCGATGTTCTTCGTTCTGAAATAATACGACTGGCAAAAGAAATCAACATGAAAGTGGTTGAATCAGAAGATATTGAGATTAAACACATACGCCAAATGAACGAAGTATTCTTTGCATCAGAGGCTCAGGGAATTCAATGGATTTTAGGATTTGAAAACCGCCGGTATGTGCACGAATACACAGACAGGATTTATTCAGGGCTCAATAACTTTTTAGAAAAGAAAGTTGAAATTCAGAAATGA